In the genome of Desulfovibrio sp. ZJ209, one region contains:
- a CDS encoding methyl-accepting chemotaxis protein: MSIGKKIGGGFCAIIFLTLVLGFVAIRAMNEGTDVSESIAHDRMPRLINWSELQNNLLNAAYCSRAYFETGDEAQINQAFEHLKLYREELAQIKQVNTVTYYENTGKAIAKAEKDIVIYEDLVRKNQVVFKQAQEVMGKMMTSADEALAKIDQLIKVMSDGQMASISAGNLSAAIQYSKNMSAAADMYASVSGVLKDLMNAERHSDVAQFTKIEERLGTISKQAQSMSANLQREEGRELFNETMKEYNEFARDADEVAARMRELAASATQRYEQLQAMSADASAMVELTTKNTEQTVMGAASSLSASTTVVTIMLLVVLVLGIIIAVIITRMIVKPLSTTQVFAQEVAAGHMDKELDVHTTDETGKLADALRAMVAALKKNIAEAHEKSTQAEKATEEAKAAMARAEEAARKAESAKREGMLAAANQLEGMVEIISSASTELSAQIEQSDRGASESAQRLQEAATAMNEMNATVQEVARNAGSASGASNDTKAKAEAGEHVVQQVVQSIGEVHEVSLQLKEDMAQLNERAQDINRIMGVISDIADQTNLLALNAAIEAARAGEAGRGFAVVADEVRKLAEKTMTSTLDVSNAIRAIQESTDKSMGAVDNAVQRISEATNLANQSGTALEEIVATVEATSDQVQAIAAASEEQSAASEEINRSIIEVNDMSRLTAEAMAEATQAVSDLANQAHKLTDLIQEMKNA, encoded by the coding sequence ATGAGCATTGGCAAGAAAATCGGCGGCGGCTTCTGCGCCATCATCTTTTTGACGCTCGTTCTGGGCTTTGTGGCCATTCGCGCCATGAACGAAGGCACCGACGTTTCGGAGAGCATCGCGCATGACCGCATGCCCCGGCTCATCAACTGGAGCGAGCTCCAGAACAATCTCTTGAACGCGGCCTACTGCTCGCGGGCCTATTTCGAGACGGGCGACGAGGCCCAGATCAATCAGGCGTTCGAGCACTTGAAGCTCTACCGGGAAGAGCTCGCGCAGATCAAGCAGGTCAACACCGTCACCTATTACGAAAACACGGGCAAGGCCATCGCCAAGGCGGAAAAGGACATCGTCATCTATGAAGACCTCGTCCGCAAGAACCAGGTGGTCTTCAAGCAGGCCCAGGAAGTGATGGGCAAGATGATGACCTCGGCCGACGAGGCGCTCGCCAAGATCGACCAGCTCATCAAGGTCATGAGCGACGGCCAGATGGCCTCCATCAGCGCCGGCAACCTCAGCGCCGCCATCCAGTATTCCAAGAACATGTCCGCCGCGGCAGACATGTACGCGAGCGTCTCCGGCGTGCTCAAGGACCTCATGAACGCCGAACGCCACAGCGACGTGGCCCAGTTCACCAAGATCGAGGAGCGCCTGGGCACCATCAGCAAGCAGGCCCAGTCCATGTCCGCCAACCTCCAGCGTGAGGAAGGCCGCGAGCTCTTCAACGAGACCATGAAGGAATACAACGAGTTCGCGCGCGACGCCGACGAAGTGGCCGCCCGCATGCGCGAGCTCGCCGCCAGCGCCACGCAGCGCTACGAGCAGCTCCAGGCCATGAGCGCGGATGCTTCCGCCATGGTCGAGCTCACCACCAAGAACACCGAGCAGACCGTCATGGGCGCGGCCAGCAGCCTTTCGGCCTCCACAACGGTGGTGACCATCATGCTGCTCGTGGTGCTGGTGCTCGGCATTATCATCGCCGTCATCATCACCCGCATGATCGTGAAGCCGCTCTCCACCACCCAGGTCTTCGCCCAGGAAGTGGCCGCCGGCCACATGGACAAGGAGCTGGACGTCCACACCACGGACGAGACCGGCAAGCTCGCCGACGCCCTGCGCGCCATGGTGGCCGCGCTGAAGAAGAACATCGCCGAGGCGCACGAGAAGTCCACCCAGGCCGAGAAGGCCACCGAAGAGGCCAAGGCCGCCATGGCCCGCGCCGAAGAGGCCGCCCGCAAGGCCGAGAGCGCCAAGCGCGAGGGTATGCTGGCCGCGGCCAACCAGCTCGAGGGCATGGTCGAGATCATCTCCTCCGCCTCCACCGAGCTCTCCGCCCAGATCGAGCAGTCCGACCGCGGCGCCTCCGAATCGGCCCAGCGCCTGCAGGAAGCCGCCACGGCCATGAACGAGATGAACGCCACCGTGCAGGAAGTGGCCCGCAATGCCGGTTCCGCCTCGGGTGCCTCCAATGACACCAAGGCCAAGGCCGAGGCCGGCGAGCACGTGGTCCAGCAGGTCGTGCAGAGCATCGGCGAAGTGCACGAAGTGTCGCTCCAGCTCAAGGAAGACATGGCCCAGCTCAACGAGCGCGCGCAGGACATCAACCGCATCATGGGCGTCATCTCCGACATCGCCGACCAGACCAACCTGCTCGCCCTCAACGCGGCCATCGAAGCGGCCCGCGCGGGCGAGGCCGGCCGCGGGTTCGCGGTGGTGGCCGACGAAGTGCGCAAGCTCGCTGAAAAGACCATGACCTCCACCCTGGACGTCAGCAACGCCATCCGCGCCATCCAGGAGAGCACGGACAAGAGCATGGGCGCCGTGGACAACGCGGTGCAGCGTATAAGCGAAGCCACCAACCTGGCCAACCAGTCCGGCACGGCGCTGGAGGAGATCGTCGCCACGGTGGAGGCCACCTCCGACCAGGTGCAGGCCATCGCCGCCGCCAGCGAGGAGCAGTCCGCGGCCAGCGAGGAGATCAACCGCTCCATCATCGAGGTCAACGACATGTCCCGCCTGACCGCCGAGGCCATGGCCGAAGCCACCCAGGCCGTGTCCGACCTCGCCAACCAGGCCCACAAGCTGACCGACCTCATCCAGGAGATGAAGAACGCCTAG
- the rfaD gene encoding ADP-glyceromanno-heptose 6-epimerase produces MYVITGGAGFLGSVLLWQLNSLGLTDIIVVDHLGAGPKWGNLVKRRYADFLHKDRFLDLVRRDALPFKVDALVHLGACSSTTEADADFLMENNFHYSRDVCRYALDKGARVINASSAATYGDGSQGFSDDAALVPRLRPLNMYGYSKQLFDLWLLREGLADAVASLKFFNVYGPNEYHKGDMASVVMKAHARIRETGRMALFRSDDPAVAHGEQKRDFVYAKDCARLMAWLLENPRVNGIRNVGTGEARSFNDLTRAVFAAMGREPAIDYVDMPVALRGKYQAFTKADMAWLAEVSCPVRFTPLEEGVADYVRAHLEAEDRFL; encoded by the coding sequence ATGTATGTGATCACCGGCGGCGCCGGCTTTCTGGGGAGCGTGCTCCTCTGGCAGCTCAACAGCCTGGGTCTCACCGACATCATCGTCGTGGACCATCTCGGCGCCGGCCCCAAGTGGGGCAATCTCGTCAAGCGCCGCTACGCGGACTTTCTCCACAAGGACCGCTTCCTCGACCTCGTGCGCCGCGACGCGCTGCCATTCAAGGTGGACGCCCTCGTTCACCTCGGCGCCTGCTCCTCCACCACGGAGGCCGACGCCGACTTCCTCATGGAAAACAATTTCCATTACAGCCGCGATGTCTGCCGCTATGCGCTCGACAAGGGCGCGCGCGTCATCAACGCGAGCTCCGCGGCCACCTACGGCGACGGCAGCCAGGGCTTCAGCGACGATGCCGCGCTCGTGCCGCGCTTGCGGCCGCTCAACATGTACGGCTATTCCAAGCAGCTCTTCGATCTCTGGCTTCTGCGCGAGGGGCTGGCGGACGCGGTGGCGAGCCTCAAGTTTTTCAATGTCTACGGCCCCAACGAGTACCACAAGGGCGACATGGCGAGCGTGGTCATGAAGGCGCATGCCCGCATCCGCGAGACGGGCCGTATGGCGCTCTTCCGTTCGGACGACCCGGCCGTGGCCCACGGCGAGCAGAAGCGCGATTTCGTCTACGCCAAGGACTGCGCGCGGCTCATGGCCTGGCTTCTGGAGAACCCGCGGGTCAACGGCATCCGCAACGTGGGCACGGGCGAGGCGCGCAGCTTCAACGACTTGACCCGCGCGGTCTTCGCGGCCATGGGGCGCGAGCCGGCCATCGACTATGTGGACATGCCCGTGGCCCTGCGAGGCAAGTACCAGGCATTCACCAAGGCGGACATGGCGTGGCTTGCGGAAGTGTCGTGCCCGGTGCGCTTCACGCCGCTGGAAGAGGGTGTGGCGGACTATGTGCGCGCGCATCTCGAGGCGGAGGACAGGTTTTTATAG
- a CDS encoding EF-hand domain-containing protein, with protein sequence MQRTYTTHSSGHSSGPGLLQRLGAFTRLTALGILAGFMLFFHTGEGMAAPGAHKAGHAAHAPAHTGGADRFAAMDRNGDGKVVIEEFQSASPGMSERAFAVIDSNGDGAIERVEWDAFMKGHAAGVPPQGMAMPQPETAPRLNNIPGDPLIPPPDSADLPLMRPPSGN encoded by the coding sequence ATGCAACGCACATATACCACCCACAGCTCTGGCCACAGCTCGGGCCCCGGCCTCCTGCAGCGGCTGGGCGCCTTCACGCGCCTCACGGCCCTCGGCATCCTGGCCGGTTTCATGCTCTTCTTCCACACGGGCGAAGGCATGGCCGCCCCCGGCGCCCACAAGGCCGGCCACGCGGCCCACGCCCCCGCCCATACCGGGGGGGCTGACCGCTTCGCCGCCATGGACAGGAACGGCGACGGCAAGGTGGTCATCGAGGAATTCCAGTCGGCTTCGCCCGGCATGTCCGAACGCGCGTTTGCTGTCATTGACAGCAATGGCGACGGCGCCATCGAGCGCGTGGAGTGGGATGCCTTCATGAAGGGCCACGCCGCGGGCGTGCCGCCGCAGGGCATGGCCATGCCCCAGCCAGAGACGGCCCCGCGCCTGAACAATATCCCCGGCGATCCGCTTATCCCGCCGCCGGACAGCGCGGACCTCCCCCTCATGCGGCCGCCGAGTGGCAACTGA
- a CDS encoding YgiQ family radical SAM protein, whose protein sequence is MSAADLARLGWDGIDVLLVSGDAYVDHPAFGCALLGRWLIRHGFRVGLVCQPRWDRPDDLLAMGRPRLFAGISAGALDSLLAHYTAFRKKRHDDAYTPGGVAGKRPNRASLVYANLARRAFPGLPLVLGGIEASLRRATHYDFWTDALRRPLLMDAKADLIVWGMGERATLACAQRLAAAARGDMDAASALRGIPGTAWLEKLDAEGHPAPQDGALREKLAAGPLVRFPSHAEIEAEPVELLRLAQAMEAHVHAGDAWAYQPVDSRCVVFTPPATPLSGEEMDALYSLPFRRAAHPSYTEPIPAAEMLATSLTSHRGCGGGCAFCSIALHQGRRVSSRSAASILEEAAGLARAHAGGKHRRGARGVAISDIGGPTANMWQARCALAPSGKGGKPGGCKRKSCCFPAPCPHFATPQREHVELLRAAAAQPGVSSVRVASGVRPDIALREPAALAAYAREFTGGQLKVAPEHSEPGVLSRMRKPGTATLDAFLEAFARESRAAGREQYVIPYLMSAYPGCTDDDMRALARWLKRRGWNPRQTQCFIPTPGTVATAMFYCGRDEAGEKIYVARSDAERLRQHGILMGRAEGARKRKEDGPRRQKQKPGSPARRSVENPGRRKAPRTPRSTHVQH, encoded by the coding sequence ATGAGCGCCGCCGACCTGGCCCGGCTGGGCTGGGACGGCATCGACGTGCTGCTCGTGAGCGGCGACGCCTATGTGGATCACCCGGCCTTCGGCTGCGCGCTCTTGGGCCGCTGGCTCATCCGCCACGGCTTCCGCGTCGGCCTCGTCTGCCAGCCGCGCTGGGACAGACCCGACGACCTCCTCGCCATGGGGCGCCCGCGCCTTTTCGCGGGCATCAGCGCGGGCGCGCTGGATTCCCTGCTCGCCCATTACACGGCCTTTCGCAAAAAACGCCATGACGACGCCTATACGCCGGGCGGCGTGGCGGGGAAACGCCCCAACCGCGCCTCGCTCGTCTACGCCAACCTGGCGCGCCGAGCCTTCCCGGGGCTGCCGCTGGTGCTCGGCGGCATCGAGGCCTCCCTGCGCCGGGCCACGCACTACGATTTCTGGACCGACGCCCTGCGCCGCCCCCTGCTCATGGACGCCAAGGCCGACCTCATCGTCTGGGGCATGGGCGAGCGCGCCACCCTCGCCTGCGCGCAAAGGCTGGCCGCAGCAGCCCGTGGCGACATGGATGCCGCGTCGGCGCTGCGCGGCATCCCCGGTACGGCGTGGCTGGAAAAGCTGGACGCGGAAGGCCATCCAGCGCCGCAAGACGGCGCCCTGCGCGAAAAGCTGGCGGCAGGGCCGCTGGTGCGTTTTCCCTCGCATGCGGAGATCGAAGCCGAGCCCGTGGAGCTTTTGCGCCTTGCGCAGGCCATGGAAGCCCATGTGCACGCCGGCGACGCCTGGGCCTATCAGCCGGTGGACTCGCGCTGCGTGGTCTTTACGCCCCCGGCCACGCCGCTCAGCGGGGAGGAGATGGACGCGCTCTACAGCCTGCCCTTCCGGCGCGCGGCCCACCCCTCCTACACCGAGCCCATCCCGGCGGCGGAGATGCTGGCCACGAGCCTCACCAGCCACCGGGGCTGCGGGGGCGGCTGCGCCTTCTGCTCCATCGCGCTGCACCAGGGGCGGCGCGTGAGCTCGCGCTCGGCCGCGTCCATCCTTGAGGAAGCCGCAGGACTGGCCCGGGCGCATGCGGGTGGCAAACACCGGCGCGGCGCCCGGGGCGTTGCCATTTCGGATATCGGCGGCCCCACGGCCAACATGTGGCAGGCGCGTTGCGCGCTTGCCCCTTCGGGCAAGGGCGGCAAGCCGGGCGGCTGCAAGCGCAAGAGCTGCTGCTTTCCCGCGCCCTGCCCGCACTTCGCGACGCCGCAAAGGGAGCATGTGGAGCTGTTGCGCGCCGCGGCGGCGCAGCCCGGCGTCTCCTCGGTGCGGGTGGCGAGCGGTGTGCGGCCCGACATCGCGCTCAGGGAGCCTGCCGCGCTGGCCGCCTATGCGCGCGAGTTCACGGGCGGCCAGCTCAAGGTGGCGCCCGAGCACAGCGAGCCCGGGGTGCTCAGCCGCATGCGCAAGCCGGGCACGGCCACGCTCGACGCCTTTCTCGAGGCTTTCGCGCGCGAAAGCCGGGCCGCCGGGCGCGAGCAGTATGTCATCCCCTACCTCATGAGCGCCTATCCCGGCTGCACGGACGACGACATGCGGGCGCTCGCCCGCTGGCTCAAGCGCCGGGGCTGGAACCCGCGCCAGACACAATGTTTCATCCCCACGCCGGGCACGGTGGCCACGGCCATGTTCTATTGCGGCCGGGACGAGGCCGGGGAAAAGATATATGTGGCCCGCAGCGACGCCGAGCGCCTGCGGCAGCACGGCATCCTCATGGGGCGGGCGGAAGGGGCAAGAAAAAGAAAGGAAGACGGCCCGCGCCGCCAGAAACAGAAACCCGGCAGTCCCGCGCGACGGAGCGTGGAAAATCCGGGCCGCAGAAAAGCCCCGCGCACACCAAGGAGCACACATGTCCAGCACTGA
- a CDS encoding SlyX family protein, with product MSSTEHTGGAPLAAAVEALEGRIARLEETAFFQEERLKELDSALTAQQAQLDAIERQLADLGALARSLRDKLADAPENALPPHSLPERY from the coding sequence ATGTCCAGCACTGAGCACACCGGGGGCGCCCCGCTCGCCGCGGCCGTGGAGGCCCTTGAGGGACGCATCGCGCGCCTCGAGGAGACCGCCTTTTTTCAGGAAGAACGCCTCAAGGAGCTGGACAGCGCGCTCACGGCCCAGCAGGCCCAGCTCGACGCCATTGAGCGCCAGCTCGCCGACCTGGGCGCCTTGGCCCGTTCCCTGCGCGACAAGCTCGCGGACGCGCCGGAAAACGCGCTGCCCCCGCATTCCCTGCCCGAGCGGTACTGA
- a CDS encoding radical SAM protein, producing the protein MKFAEPVYRPPMEANSLLLPVTQSCNWNKCNFCYRLKDYPFLVTTPDDLEQEILSQRAFYPPNTDIFLVGSNTFVLPVRKFREFFAVIRKYYPQNSSKTGKVSMFSRVDAIADKSDADLTELRELGVRQLYVGTENGNDDALELMNKGHNAAESLKQLKRLDAAGIDYTVFYIIGMGGKGAGEKSARETAALFNRLKPVRIVSTGMTVTEGTGAAKLQEEGLFVQAPEREKIEELRLFLQELTVDTFYDGIHYLNPLHYRFQTSDAAAKKKILTDIDAILARYSESELEAAINRRQMEEDCKPAQPQN; encoded by the coding sequence ATGAAGTTCGCGGAGCCCGTCTACCGCCCGCCCATGGAGGCCAATTCGCTGCTTCTGCCCGTGACCCAGAGCTGCAACTGGAACAAGTGCAATTTCTGCTACAGGCTGAAGGACTACCCCTTTCTCGTCACCACGCCGGACGACCTTGAGCAGGAGATCCTGAGCCAGAGGGCCTTTTATCCGCCGAATACGGACATCTTCCTCGTGGGCTCGAATACTTTTGTGCTGCCTGTCAGAAAATTCCGCGAATTTTTCGCCGTCATCCGCAAATATTACCCCCAAAATTCCTCCAAGACGGGCAAGGTCTCCATGTTCAGCAGGGTCGACGCCATCGCCGACAAGTCGGACGCGGACCTTACGGAGCTGCGGGAGCTGGGCGTGCGCCAGCTCTATGTGGGCACGGAAAACGGCAATGACGACGCCCTTGAGCTCATGAACAAGGGCCACAACGCGGCGGAATCCCTGAAGCAGTTGAAGCGCCTCGACGCCGCGGGCATCGACTACACCGTCTTTTACATCATCGGCATGGGCGGCAAGGGCGCGGGCGAAAAATCGGCCCGCGAGACCGCCGCGTTGTTCAATCGGCTCAAGCCCGTGCGCATCGTCTCCACCGGCATGACCGTGACCGAAGGCACGGGCGCGGCGAAACTCCAGGAAGAAGGCCTTTTCGTCCAGGCCCCGGAGCGGGAAAAGATCGAGGAATTGCGGCTTTTTTTGCAGGAGCTCACCGTGGATACCTTCTATGACGGCATCCACTACCTCAACCCCCTGCACTACCGCTTCCAGACCTCGGACGCGGCGGCGAAGAAAAAGATCCTCACCGACATCGACGCCATCCTCGCCCGATATTCGGAAAGCGAGCTGGAAGCGGCCATCAACCGCCGGCAAATGGAAGAGGACTGCAAGCCCGCGCAACCGCAAAACTGA
- a CDS encoding outer membrane homotrimeric porin, translating to MKRRRAFCLLALLLLLPGVLWAQAAPAVDFKPRGQWIASFGYGMNGKFVKDARFTGFSPGQDNFNAREKVALQLDAEVSRTLSGSLYLDIGDIIWGQRESGGALGADGNMVKVGNAFIDWSLPTAPLRVRMGIQGIKTPAYASGNSIFNGSVAAVVANWAFSECLSVTGAWARPYNDNGRGRSVPVFGDNVDAFGLLVPLQLEKAGLIPWAVMAVIEPHAARAGDAAYPFGNFTAMGGDAGNFREGMFPAGGSRHRDFSDANGARAVRSRATAFWAGLTGKADLLAHLRVSFDAEYGETSWQDDRRLDRRGWFATLCVDSEYDWGMPGVYAWYGSGDDANPANGSERLPALDPGNSINYSPLAYDGSHYIERNALIGNNLAGTLGVGVRAAHLHLWENVSQTFYFNYIRGTNSRAMARKMSLAGLWANGMALSGAQPGPGADLGMPNLYLTQGDFAVEIAGTGRWRLSEGLTLFYSAGWIGLSQDKGTGAWGARHTRGEAVPATANAWNVNLSFIASF from the coding sequence ATGAAGCGACGCCGCGCCTTTTGCCTCCTCGCCCTGCTCCTCCTGCTGCCCGGCGTTCTGTGGGCGCAAGCCGCCCCGGCCGTGGATTTCAAGCCCCGCGGCCAGTGGATAGCGAGCTTCGGCTACGGCATGAACGGCAAGTTCGTGAAGGACGCGCGCTTCACCGGCTTCAGCCCCGGGCAGGACAATTTCAACGCCCGCGAGAAGGTGGCCCTGCAACTGGACGCCGAGGTCTCGCGCACGCTTTCGGGGAGCCTGTATCTCGACATCGGCGACATCATCTGGGGCCAGCGGGAGAGCGGCGGCGCGCTCGGCGCGGACGGCAACATGGTCAAGGTGGGCAACGCGTTCATCGACTGGTCGCTGCCCACGGCCCCCTTGCGCGTGCGCATGGGCATCCAGGGCATCAAGACGCCGGCCTACGCCTCGGGCAATTCCATTTTTAATGGCAGCGTGGCCGCGGTGGTGGCCAACTGGGCCTTTTCGGAGTGCCTGAGCGTCACCGGCGCCTGGGCCCGGCCCTATAACGATAATGGCCGGGGCCGGAGCGTCCCAGTGTTCGGCGACAATGTGGACGCCTTCGGCCTGCTCGTGCCGCTGCAACTGGAAAAGGCGGGCCTCATCCCCTGGGCGGTCATGGCCGTCATCGAGCCGCATGCCGCGCGCGCCGGGGATGCGGCCTATCCCTTCGGCAATTTCACCGCCATGGGCGGCGACGCGGGCAATTTCCGCGAGGGCATGTTCCCGGCTGGGGGCAGCCGCCACCGCGACTTTTCGGACGCCAACGGCGCCCGCGCCGTGCGCTCGCGCGCCACGGCCTTCTGGGCCGGCCTCACGGGCAAGGCCGACCTGCTCGCGCACCTTCGGGTGAGCTTTGACGCGGAATACGGCGAAACGAGCTGGCAGGACGACCGACGCCTCGACCGGCGCGGCTGGTTCGCCACGCTCTGCGTGGATTCGGAGTATGACTGGGGCATGCCCGGCGTCTACGCCTGGTACGGGAGCGGCGACGACGCCAACCCGGCCAACGGCTCGGAGCGCCTGCCCGCGCTGGACCCGGGCAATTCCATCAATTATTCGCCGCTGGCCTATGACGGCTCGCACTATATCGAGCGCAACGCGCTCATCGGCAACAATCTCGCCGGCACCCTGGGCGTTGGCGTCAGGGCCGCGCACCTGCACCTGTGGGAAAACGTGTCGCAGACCTTTTATTTCAACTATATCCGCGGCACCAACAGCCGGGCCATGGCCCGCAAGATGTCACTTGCTGGGCTGTGGGCCAACGGCATGGCGCTTTCCGGGGCGCAGCCGGGCCCCGGCGCCGACCTCGGCATGCCCAATCTTTACCTCACCCAAGGCGACTTCGCGGTGGAAATCGCCGGCACGGGCCGCTGGCGACTCAGCGAGGGGCTGACGCTCTTTTACAGCGCCGGCTGGATCGGCCTTTCGCAGGACAAGGGCACGGGCGCCTGGGGCGCGCGCCATACGCGCGGCGAGGCCGTCCCCGCCACGGCCAACGCCTGGAACGTGAACCTGAGCTTCATCGCGTCGTTCTGA
- the frc gene encoding formyl-CoA transferase, which produces MNTAPLQGIKIVDFTAVQSGPSCTQLLAWLGADVIKIERPGHGDATRKELQFDPDCPSYYFLQLNSNKKSLSLDAATPDGKEILTRLIKEADIFVENLHPGAMDKLGFSWEVVHKLNPRCIYGTLKGFPLSSRFAHLKAYEPVAQVTAGAASTTGWWEGPDNIPTQSGAALGDSNTGMHLAIGLLAALVQREHTGEGCLVYQSMHNACLNLCRIKTRDQLTLDRIGYLTQFPQYPDQKFGDYVPRSGNQEGSGVLGWTYKCKNFAKDPNDCVYIIIQRDAKSFEKFCEGMGFQDWLTNPDFNTADARDKHKQAIYKRIGEWAATRDKYEVTEHLAKYAVPVGPVLNTKEIMTDESLYDGNTLVKINQPGYGGKVGTFVTVGVPFTLSNFQPTYGPCPTLGGNNDEVLKSIGFTDADIAKFAANGTTEPLKKA; this is translated from the coding sequence ATGAACACCGCTCCTTTGCAAGGCATCAAAATCGTCGATTTCACCGCCGTCCAGTCCGGCCCCTCCTGCACCCAGCTGCTCGCCTGGCTCGGCGCCGATGTCATCAAGATCGAGCGCCCCGGCCACGGCGACGCCACGCGTAAAGAACTCCAGTTCGACCCGGACTGCCCGAGCTATTACTTCCTTCAGCTCAACTCCAACAAAAAATCCCTGAGCCTCGACGCGGCCACGCCCGACGGCAAGGAGATCCTGACGCGCCTCATCAAGGAAGCCGACATCTTTGTGGAAAACCTCCATCCCGGCGCCATGGACAAGCTGGGCTTCTCCTGGGAAGTGGTCCACAAGCTGAACCCCCGGTGCATCTATGGCACCCTCAAGGGCTTCCCGCTGTCCTCGCGCTTCGCGCACCTGAAGGCCTATGAGCCCGTGGCGCAGGTGACGGCCGGCGCCGCCTCCACCACCGGCTGGTGGGAAGGCCCGGACAATATCCCGACCCAGAGCGGCGCGGCCCTCGGCGACTCCAACACCGGCATGCACCTCGCCATCGGCCTTTTGGCCGCGCTCGTGCAGCGCGAGCACACCGGCGAAGGCTGCCTCGTGTACCAGTCCATGCACAATGCCTGCCTCAACCTCTGCCGCATCAAGACGCGCGACCAGCTCACGCTCGACCGCATCGGCTATCTGACCCAGTTCCCGCAGTATCCCGACCAGAAGTTCGGCGACTATGTGCCGCGCTCCGGCAACCAGGAAGGCTCCGGCGTGCTCGGCTGGACCTACAAGTGCAAGAACTTCGCGAAAGACCCCAACGACTGCGTGTACATCATCATCCAGCGCGACGCCAAGAGCTTTGAGAAGTTCTGCGAAGGCATGGGCTTCCAGGATTGGCTCACCAACCCCGATTTCAACACCGCCGACGCGCGCGACAAGCACAAGCAGGCCATCTACAAGCGCATCGGCGAATGGGCTGCCACGCGCGACAAGTACGAAGTGACCGAGCACCTCGCCAAGTATGCCGTGCCCGTGGGCCCGGTGCTCAACACCAAGGAGATTATGACCGACGAGAGCCTCTATGACGGCAACACCCTCGTCAAGATCAACCAGCCCGGCTACGGCGGCAAGGTCGGCACCTTCGTCACCGTGGGCGTGCCCTTCACCCTGAGCAACTTCCAGCCCACCTACGGCCCCTGCCCGACCCTGGGCGGCAACAACGACGAAGTTCTCAAGAGCATCGGCTTCACCGACGCGGACATCGCCAAGTTCGCGGCCAACGGCACCACCGAGCCTCTCAAGAAGGCGTAG